TGTCAACATCCTGCGGCCGTTTATGAAATTAAGTAGCGCGGATAGATGCGACTTCGCTTTACAGCGCGCCGCGTTGGAACCATTTCTGTATGCGTTGATAAGAGACCCACTGTTGAATTGTGTATTTCATTCAGAAGTTCTGGATGGCCGAAGCCGGTTGTTCCCGCGTGAGGGGCATCGACGCAAGGATAATCGGATTCGTATGCAGATGATCGTTTACACTGTGGAGTGTCTTCGTGCGATTCATCCTCACCAGTTCGAAGAATCCATCGGAGACTTGCTCGATGAGAGAATACCCTTACGACATCACGTTCGTTCCGCTACGTGCCCGAGTCAGCGATCTTCACGCATTGTGGGGCGGAGTCTGTACGCTTATGCTGCCCCGCTGGTGGCAGCTATGTTTGCTGACCCACATTGGCCGTTGACAGCCGACAATGTGAAAGAGACTTACCATCGTCACAAGGATGACCCCGAAATCGAGCTACTTCTGGAAAAGACTAACGTGAAACGCTGATCGCTGTCCGTGGCACAAAATTCATAAAAGCATCTCCTTAACTTCGGAAGTTGCCCCCCAAGTTTGCTAAAAACAAGCAGATACTGTGCGTGATGTAGTTGTTGTGCAAGAACACATGTCGGATAATCCCGGCGGCCCACTTTGTCATGGTAGACGCTGCATCGTCCGGCGAGAGCCGCAGGGGACCAAGAGTTACCAGTCGGATGGCTGGAGAGGAGGGATGACGGCTATGAAGAAAACAGCAAAGATCAGCAAGATGGCCGACGCACGTGATAGCTCATCGATGAAAGTCGAGCAAATCCCGGTCGAGAAACTCAAACCCAACACTAGGAATCCACGAGTCAATGATGACGCCGTTGATGCCGTCGCGCGGTCGATCCAAACATACGGCTTCAACAACCCGATCATCACAGATGTCGATCTGAACATCGCTGCCGGTCACACACGTCTCAAGGCAGCCAAGCGGCTCGGCTTGAAAGTGGTCCCCGTGATCCGAGTACCAGGATTGATAGGCTCCAAATTCACCGGATTCGTTATCGCAGACAACAAGACTGCTGAAATCGCCGAGTGGGATCAGGAACTGCTGAACAGGCTGGTGGCAGAGCTAAACACGGACGTCGACTTCGATCTGGGATCGCTCGGCTTCGATGACGCAGAGTTGACTAAGATTCTGGATGAGAGTTGCGACTTCGAAGACGACAAAGAGGATCAGGCGCCTCCATTGCCAGCCAACCCGGTTACCAATATCGGCGATCTGTGGACTCTCGGCGGTCATCGTCTCTTGTGTGGAGATGCAACGAAGGTAGATGATCTGCTGAAGCTGACAGCAGGGCAGAAGATCGACAGTCTTGTGACAGACCCACCATACGGAGTGAGCTATCACAGCCGTGGTCAGAAGAGGGACGAGTGGGGTGATATCAAGAACGATGACCTTGACTTGGCATCTCTGGAGGAGTTCTTACGGATTGTCTTCCAGAATGTCGCTCAGATATGTCGTACGGGCGCAACCGCGTACGTCTTTCATGGGATCAGCGGAGCCGGCATTCGCGTTGCATTTGAGCGAGCTTTTCTATCCGTTGGATTTCACCTTTCCTCAACCATCATTTGGGTGAAACAGGCGGCGTCAATGGGATGGCAAGACTATCGAGAGCAACATGAGGCAATTCTGTACGGCTGGATAGGGGAGGGTCATCGTAAGATCAGGGACCGCACGCAGACAACAGTGTGGCAGATTGACCGAGAGGGCGACTACCAGCATCCGACTCAAAAACCTGTAGCATTGATATCCAAGGCATTGAGGAACTCAACCGTCCGAGACGATTTCGTGCTTGATCCGTTTGTTGGCTCCGGCACGACGTTAATCGCTTGTGAGCAACTCGGGCGTCGCTGTTTTGCCATGGAAGTCGAGCCAAAGTATTGTGATGTAGTCATACGCCGCTGGGAAATATGCACAGGGAACAAGGCTCGGCTGATGAAAGCCAGGAAGCACAGAACTTCGGAGGAGAATTAGAATTGAGCGTTTTGACAGAACATAGACCGGAGAACGAAAAACAAAAGTCAGCTTTCGAATATTACTATGGATTAGGTTACAAGCGGACGTATGCAGCTGTAGCAAAGAAGTTTGACGTCTCAATTAGAACAGTGAAGAACTGGTCCGGATTGTACGATTGGCGGAAAAGGGTTAACCAAGCAGATGAAGTGAGAGTGGCAGCTCTAAGATTATCGCTCTCATTCGACGGCGCTGAGAATATGCAACGGCTCTTGAGGATAACGCAGCTGATGAAAGCGCGAGCTTTGAAGAGCCTTAAAGGTCCGGAGCAGAAACCAACAATCAGGGAATTGGTCTCATTGATCAGTGCTCGATTGGATTTGCACGAGAAGCTGAAAGGTCTGTCGGCAGGCGGGTTTGGAGATCGCTCTGGCCACGTCGTCTTATGTGAAGCTGATGAGGAGTGAGGAGTGCGTCAGAATCAACTGACACATACGTCCCTTGACAGTGCCTCACTGAAATCCCCGGAAGGGAAGGAAATGAAAGTCAAAGCCGAGAGGCACCATCAGGAGGAAACGAGCATGCAAAAGGGTGCATTTAGGATCTATTGGGATCTGGGAGATAAACGTAGTTACGCAGCTGTGGCTGAGATCTTGGGCATGTCTGTCAGCACAATCAAGCGATGGTCCCGACAATT
The window above is part of the Candidatus Zixiibacteriota bacterium genome. Proteins encoded here:
- a CDS encoding DNA modification methylase, producing the protein MKKTAKISKMADARDSSSMKVEQIPVEKLKPNTRNPRVNDDAVDAVARSIQTYGFNNPIITDVDLNIAAGHTRLKAAKRLGLKVVPVIRVPGLIGSKFTGFVIADNKTAEIAEWDQELLNRLVAELNTDVDFDLGSLGFDDAELTKILDESCDFEDDKEDQAPPLPANPVTNIGDLWTLGGHRLLCGDATKVDDLLKLTAGQKIDSLVTDPPYGVSYHSRGQKRDEWGDIKNDDLDLASLEEFLRIVFQNVAQICRTGATAYVFHGISGAGIRVAFERAFLSVGFHLSSTIIWVKQAASMGWQDYREQHEAILYGWIGEGHRKIRDRTQTTVWQIDREGDYQHPTQKPVALISKALRNSTVRDDFVLDPFVGSGTTLIACEQLGRRCFAMEVEPKYCDVVIRRWEICTGNKARLMKARKHRTSEEN